Proteins found in one Aethina tumida isolate Nest 87 chromosome 1, icAetTumi1.1, whole genome shotgun sequence genomic segment:
- the LOC109608447 gene encoding condensin complex subunit 3 isoform X1, with product MSAKNINKIFEEVQKNEACHQKYLKMLDNIYKKIPFEEFVEMFMNNIKRVFVVNIIERNHFVQRLLDFCAQFVALITKQIDYGDDPMNDEPSHPFLTVIVKETLKFHNLVYVEARYHSCKFITLILQHLGYQVQLDNDICDTIQEAMLDRIVDHKSSIRIQAVTALVRLQEPLNPDCPVVKAYLTAFYDINLWVRREVVMRVAPNAITLTKIKERVLDVEAHVRIAAFQRCADIGPKSFKIVERQSILSSGFSESNKQVRKVFIGNLLPKWLTYYNGNYLQFLSALKLDADEHDIEVTASLSRQVMEVFFLKNPIDDIIKSLPIDENKLIPLQNLTSDSVLYWCILVNFLRKLTSDDGEEYLERILPEFTPFCNYIDSFIKMKMSKVMDEWETFDFQFILYDLLEMADQFDTSDEVGRRTFLKLVQDLLPKYRFSNKITKKLVGVAEKLSNSQNFTVDMCNIISEIREPLVEEAPSTEKLKQWEFEMAQLKVKANILRGNKEDAIDREEYTEIENINKELSKVCAQIEELKAVDYSEKVRVVKDDVDTLCHCLDVLIATLEHRNVKKMSPALRTIYTEFVVGLLNCPNGEVNWRLLKCLSLFSIIDKEIAKENAKILAIPIATYRAIPNFNKQALLVSVAAVSDLVRINGLELYGDGRDMTMAETTQAHNTTRRRLYRNEDMDDVSLIDPNRMNVHFLVEITLDMLDDENDDIRNAAIEALAKLMLDMYPVNSQFISRMILKWYNPVSGYLHGESSVSSRTAKPRKADNDKCDVVQQKLGLVIQTYAKTINGAKEVIEQAVIPILTIIANAPKTSPLADIDVDNILKFLAALTSTAGTGIVNIHTNIAHSLLNQVASKPHDNLVPYMTKMLRYLQIPIDNNTTIKELIREAELAYEDIVDKAPKKHIINFIKKLNDIDKIKEQTALTETSNTNEISSNNGTDAQNVQELMEASNTNEITSNNGTDAQNVQELMEASNTNEITSNNGTNTQSVQELGTTSCPDVSESENESQQTSEKLHSSMQVELSSKEITNNNSEEITEENCIPVNTPNKSNNEQETQVSKRSSEEKENSGPRKRGRKPKHLKSSLNETNSSVNLMQKKLLRSSTKTDKDSLSNIKKPRIRKFTSSDLSSAIEKSLNKSVPSSNENVSSSSCVTSADQSISEGSGSRTSTRSNTKSVVKLSKNTKKINKKLFTSDNSHKNKISEISISVSSSSKPATQNTNSSDTSNKKNSSSENLNQSKGGRKKLIKNNLSKKLTMSSSHISNKTTVAQSPQRNSLPASLSQSRKRLSQRSLSNSPLHKKANNSLETVSPDSLSDGTFVADKGRRKTRSSLKTTDERLDKTTVSTSLVFSSKTTSTPNVTKEQSKNKMKELVVDLELSRICEESEKPNSSIRVEKENLSSKNKNQDKLTNKQIKLKANDKKMMIPKPKGNLNHISKEKNETTIRSSKRIKNTSLSKNDGSSSTKRKKNEETSSDDSSPLRKSLRTRKRMHCD from the exons ATGAGtgccaaaaatataaacaaaatatttgaagaggTGCAGAAAAATGAAGCCTGTCAccagaaatatcttaaaatgttGGATAACATATATAAGAAG ATACCCTTTGAGGAATTCGTCGAAatgtttatgaataatattaaaagggtCTTTGTAGTCAATATCATCGAACGAAACCATTTCGTCCAACGGCTGTTGGATTTCTGCGCTCAGTTTGTGGCgctaataacaaaacaaattgacTATGGGGATGATCCTATGAATGATGAACCTTCACATCCTTTTTTAACAGTGATTGTTAAGGAAACCTTGAAG TTTCACAATTTGGTGTATGTGGAAGCAAGATACCATTCATGCAAATTCATAACTTTAATATTGCAACATTTAGGGTATCAAGTACAATTGGACAATGATATCTGTGATACTATTCAAGAAGCTATGTTGGATAGGATAGTG GACCATAAAAGCTCAATACGAATACAAGCTGTTACGGCTTTGGTTAGACTCCAGGAACCATTAAATCCAGATTGTCCAGTTGTCAAGGCCTATCTGACAGCATTTTATGACATAAATTTGTGGGTGAGAAGAGAGGTGGTTATGAGGGTGGCTCCAAATGCCATAacattgacaaaaattaaagaaagagTTCTTGATGTGGAGGCCCATGTTCGGATAGCTGCGTTCCAACGGTGCGCCGATATCGGGCCTAAATCGTTTAAAATCGTCGAAAGACAGTCGATTTTGAGTAGTGGTTTCAGTGAATCAAACAAACAAGTGCGGAAAGTGTTCATTGGGAATTTGTTGCCAAAATGGTTGACTTATTATAATGGGAACTACTTACAGTTCTTAAGTGCCTTAAAGTTGGATGCAGATGAACATGATATTGAAGTCACTGCCAGTCTTAGTAGACAGGTTATGGAAGTATTTTTTCT GAAAAATCCAATAGACGATATAATCAAATCACTTCCAATAGATGAAAACAAATTGATACCACTACAAAATCTCACAAGTGATAGTGTCTTGTATTGGtgtattttggtaaattttttaagaaaattgacCTCGGATGACGGAGAAGAATATCTTGAACGTATTTTACCTGAGTTTACaccattttgtaattatattgacag ttttataaaaatgaaaatgtccaAAGTAATGGACGAATGGGAAACTTTCGACttccaatttatattgtatgatCTCTTGGAAATGGCGGACCAGTTCGATACATCAGACGAG GTTGGAAGAAGAACATTCTTGAAATTGGTACAAGATCTATTGCCCAAGTATAGATTTTCAAATAAGATTACGAAGAAACTGGTCGGAGTGGCGGAAAAATTAAGCAACAGCCAAAATTTCACAGTGGACATGTGCAATATCATATCCGAAATTAGAGAACCGCTTGTCGAAGAGGCCCCATCGacggaaaaattaaaacaatgggAATTTGAG ATGGCCCAATTGAAAGTGAAGGCCAACATACTGCGGGGCAACAAAGAAGATGCGATCGATAGAGAAGAGTATACCGAGATCGAAAATATCAACAAGGAACTGTCAAAAGTGTGCGCCCAGATCGAGGAACTAAAGGCGGTGGACTACAGCGAAAAGGTGCGCGTGGTGAAGGACGATGTGGACACGTTGTGCCACTGTCTCGATGTCCTGATTGCCACGCTCGAACATCGGaacgttaaaaaaatgtcaccGGCCCTGCGCACCATCTACACCGAGTTCGTTGTTGGACTGTTGAATTGTCCGAACGGCGAGGTTAACTGGCGTTTGCTCAAGTGTCTGTCGCTTTTCAGTATTATCGACAAGGAGATCGCCAAGGAGAACGCGAAGATCTTGGCAATACCG attgcGACATATCGTGCGATTCCGAATTTCAACAAGCAAGCACTGCTAGTTTCTGTGGCGGCGGTCAGCGATCTGGTTCGTATTAACGGTCTAGAACTGTACGGTGACGGTAGGGACATGACGATGGCAGAAACGACACAGGCACACAACACCACGAGACGTCGTCTCTATCGCAATGAGGACATGGACGATGTGAGCCTCATCGATCCCAATCGGATGAACGTGCACTTTCTTGTCGAGATCACGCTAGACATGTTGGACGATGag aatgacGACATTCGGAATGCAGCAATAGAAGCATTAGCCAAGCTTATGCTCGACATGTATCCAGTCAACAGCCAATTTATATCAAGAATGATCTTAAAATGGTATAATCCAGTTTCAg gcTATCTCCATGGTGAGTCCAGTGTGTCAAGCAGAACAGCTAAACCACGGAAAGCGGACAATG ataaaTGTGACGTGGTGCAGCAGAAGTTGGGTTTGGTCATCCAGACTTACGCGAAAACGATTAACGGGGCGAAGGAAGTTATTGAACAGGCGGTCATACCTATATTAACTATCATTGCCAATGCTCCTAAGACCAGTCCATTAGCGGACATCGACGTTGATAACATCCTTAAATTTCTTGCCGCGCTTACAAGCACTGCTGGAACG GGCATTGTAAATATACACACGAATATTGCTCATTCGTTGTTGAATCAAGTAGCAAGTAAACCACATGATAACTTGGTGCCATATATGACAAAGATGTTACGCTATTTGCAAATACCAATCGACAATAATACGACAATTAAAGAACTCATTCGCGAGGCCGAACTCGCATATGAAGATATTGTCGATAAAGCGCCCaaaaaacacataattaatttcatcaagAAACTGAacgatattgataaaattaaagaacaaaCAGCACTTACGGAAACATCCAACACTAACGAAATCAGTTCAAATAATGGTACAGATGCTCAGAATGTACAAGAACTTATGGAAGCATCCAACACTAACGAAATCACTTCAAATAATGGTACAGATGCTCAGAATGTACAAGAACTTATGGAAGCATCCAACACTAACGAAATCACTTCAAATAATGGTACAAATACTCAGAGTGTACAGGAACTTGGTACTACTTCTTGTCCAGATGTAAGTGAAAGCGAAAATGAATCTCAGCAGACGTCAGAAAAATTGCATTCTTCAATGCAAGTTGAATTGTCTTCCAAAGAAATCACAAATAATAACTCGGAAGAAATAACAGAAGAAAACTGTATACCTGTAAATACTccaaataaatcaaacaatGAACAGGAAACACAGGTTTCCAAACGATCAAGtgaagaaaaagaaaacagCGGTCCTAGGAAAAGAGGAAGGAAACCTAAACATTTAAAGTCATCGCTGAATGAAACCAACAGTTCAGTAAATTTAATGCAGAAAAAGTTACTTAGGTCTAGCACAAAAACCGATAAGGATTctttaagtaatataaaaaagccTCGTATAAGAAAATTCACTTCAAGTGATTTATCATCAGCTATTGAAAagtctttaaataaatcagtacCATCAAGTAATGAAAATGTCAGTTCTTCATCATGTGTGACATCGGCAGATCAAAGCATATCGGAAGGTTCAGGTTCAAGAACGTCTACTAGATCTAACACTAAATCTGTCGTGaaattgtcaaagaatacaaagaaaattaataagaaattattcacATCAGATAACtcgcataaaaataaaatttcggaAATATCGATCTCAGTATCTTCTTCAAGTAAGCCCGCAACACAAAATACTAATTCTTCAGACacatcaaacaaaaaaaattcttcatCTGAAAACTTGAATCAAAGTAAGGGAGGAAGGAAAAAACTTATCAAGAATAACCTATCAAAAAAACTGACGATGTCCTCGTcacatatttctaataaaactacAGTAGCTCAAAGTCCTCAAAGAAACAGCCTTCCAGCATCACTAAGTCAATCAAGGAAACGATTATCCCAACGGTCCCTGTCTAATTCACCACTTCATAAAAAGGCCAACAATTCACTCGAGACTGTCAGTCCGGATAGCTTATCAGACGGTACTTTTGTCGCGGACAAAGGTAGGAGAAAGACTAGATCTTCACTGAAAACAACGGATGAACGTTTGGACAAAACAACGGTATCGACATCGTTAGTATTCAGTTCTAAAACCACCAGTACGCCGAACGTTACCAAAGaacaatcaaaaaataaaatgaaagaatTAGTGGTTGATTTAGAACTGTCTAGGATTTGCGAAGAAAGTGAAAAACCAAATTCATCTATTAGAGTCGAAAAAGAAAATCTATCTTCTAAAAACAAGAATCAAGATAAATTGACAAAcaagcaaattaaattaaaggcaAATGATAAAAAGATGATGATTCCAAAACCAAAGGGTAATT tgaATCACATATCCAAagaaaaaaacgaaacaacAATCAGAAGTTCAAAG AGGATTAAAAATACATCACTCTCAAAAAATGATGGTTCCTCATCGAccaaacgaaaaaaaaatgaagaaacatCATCAGACGA ttCATCTCCACTTCGAAAATCTTTAAGGACGAGAAAACGGATGCACTGcgattaa
- the LOC109608447 gene encoding condensin complex subunit 3 isoform X2, whose product MSAKNINKIFEEVQKNEACHQKYLKMLDNIYKKIPFEEFVEMFMNNIKRVFVVNIIERNHFVQRLLDFCAQFVALITKQIDYGDDPMNDEPSHPFLTVIVKETLKFHNLVYVEARYHSCKFITLILQHLGYQVQLDNDICDTIQEAMLDRIVDHKSSIRIQAVTALVRLQEPLNPDCPVVKAYLTAFYDINLWVRREVVMRVAPNAITLTKIKERVLDVEAHVRIAAFQRCADIGPKSFKIVERQSILSSGFSESNKQVRKVFIGNLLPKWLTYYNGNYLQFLSALKLDADEHDIEVTASLSRQVMEVFFLKNPIDDIIKSLPIDENKLIPLQNLTSDSVLYWCILVNFLRKLTSDDGEEYLERILPEFTPFCNYIDSFIKMKMSKVMDEWETFDFQFILYDLLEMADQFDTSDEVGRRTFLKLVQDLLPKYRFSNKITKKLVGVAEKLSNSQNFTVDMCNIISEIREPLVEEAPSTEKLKQWEFEMAQLKVKANILRGNKEDAIDREEYTEIENINKELSKVCAQIEELKAVDYSEKVRVVKDDVDTLCHCLDVLIATLEHRNVKKMSPALRTIYTEFVVGLLNCPNGEVNWRLLKCLSLFSIIDKEIAKENAKILAIPIATYRAIPNFNKQALLVSVAAVSDLVRINGLELYGDGRDMTMAETTQAHNTTRRRLYRNEDMDDVSLIDPNRMNVHFLVEITLDMLDDENDDIRNAAIEALAKLMLDMYPVNSQFISRMILKWYNPVSDKCDVVQQKLGLVIQTYAKTINGAKEVIEQAVIPILTIIANAPKTSPLADIDVDNILKFLAALTSTAGTGIVNIHTNIAHSLLNQVASKPHDNLVPYMTKMLRYLQIPIDNNTTIKELIREAELAYEDIVDKAPKKHIINFIKKLNDIDKIKEQTALTETSNTNEISSNNGTDAQNVQELMEASNTNEITSNNGTDAQNVQELMEASNTNEITSNNGTNTQSVQELGTTSCPDVSESENESQQTSEKLHSSMQVELSSKEITNNNSEEITEENCIPVNTPNKSNNEQETQVSKRSSEEKENSGPRKRGRKPKHLKSSLNETNSSVNLMQKKLLRSSTKTDKDSLSNIKKPRIRKFTSSDLSSAIEKSLNKSVPSSNENVSSSSCVTSADQSISEGSGSRTSTRSNTKSVVKLSKNTKKINKKLFTSDNSHKNKISEISISVSSSSKPATQNTNSSDTSNKKNSSSENLNQSKGGRKKLIKNNLSKKLTMSSSHISNKTTVAQSPQRNSLPASLSQSRKRLSQRSLSNSPLHKKANNSLETVSPDSLSDGTFVADKGRRKTRSSLKTTDERLDKTTVSTSLVFSSKTTSTPNVTKEQSKNKMKELVVDLELSRICEESEKPNSSIRVEKENLSSKNKNQDKLTNKQIKLKANDKKMMIPKPKGNLNHISKEKNETTIRSSKRIKNTSLSKNDGSSSTKRKKNEETSSDDSSPLRKSLRTRKRMHCD is encoded by the exons ATGAGtgccaaaaatataaacaaaatatttgaagaggTGCAGAAAAATGAAGCCTGTCAccagaaatatcttaaaatgttGGATAACATATATAAGAAG ATACCCTTTGAGGAATTCGTCGAAatgtttatgaataatattaaaagggtCTTTGTAGTCAATATCATCGAACGAAACCATTTCGTCCAACGGCTGTTGGATTTCTGCGCTCAGTTTGTGGCgctaataacaaaacaaattgacTATGGGGATGATCCTATGAATGATGAACCTTCACATCCTTTTTTAACAGTGATTGTTAAGGAAACCTTGAAG TTTCACAATTTGGTGTATGTGGAAGCAAGATACCATTCATGCAAATTCATAACTTTAATATTGCAACATTTAGGGTATCAAGTACAATTGGACAATGATATCTGTGATACTATTCAAGAAGCTATGTTGGATAGGATAGTG GACCATAAAAGCTCAATACGAATACAAGCTGTTACGGCTTTGGTTAGACTCCAGGAACCATTAAATCCAGATTGTCCAGTTGTCAAGGCCTATCTGACAGCATTTTATGACATAAATTTGTGGGTGAGAAGAGAGGTGGTTATGAGGGTGGCTCCAAATGCCATAacattgacaaaaattaaagaaagagTTCTTGATGTGGAGGCCCATGTTCGGATAGCTGCGTTCCAACGGTGCGCCGATATCGGGCCTAAATCGTTTAAAATCGTCGAAAGACAGTCGATTTTGAGTAGTGGTTTCAGTGAATCAAACAAACAAGTGCGGAAAGTGTTCATTGGGAATTTGTTGCCAAAATGGTTGACTTATTATAATGGGAACTACTTACAGTTCTTAAGTGCCTTAAAGTTGGATGCAGATGAACATGATATTGAAGTCACTGCCAGTCTTAGTAGACAGGTTATGGAAGTATTTTTTCT GAAAAATCCAATAGACGATATAATCAAATCACTTCCAATAGATGAAAACAAATTGATACCACTACAAAATCTCACAAGTGATAGTGTCTTGTATTGGtgtattttggtaaattttttaagaaaattgacCTCGGATGACGGAGAAGAATATCTTGAACGTATTTTACCTGAGTTTACaccattttgtaattatattgacag ttttataaaaatgaaaatgtccaAAGTAATGGACGAATGGGAAACTTTCGACttccaatttatattgtatgatCTCTTGGAAATGGCGGACCAGTTCGATACATCAGACGAG GTTGGAAGAAGAACATTCTTGAAATTGGTACAAGATCTATTGCCCAAGTATAGATTTTCAAATAAGATTACGAAGAAACTGGTCGGAGTGGCGGAAAAATTAAGCAACAGCCAAAATTTCACAGTGGACATGTGCAATATCATATCCGAAATTAGAGAACCGCTTGTCGAAGAGGCCCCATCGacggaaaaattaaaacaatgggAATTTGAG ATGGCCCAATTGAAAGTGAAGGCCAACATACTGCGGGGCAACAAAGAAGATGCGATCGATAGAGAAGAGTATACCGAGATCGAAAATATCAACAAGGAACTGTCAAAAGTGTGCGCCCAGATCGAGGAACTAAAGGCGGTGGACTACAGCGAAAAGGTGCGCGTGGTGAAGGACGATGTGGACACGTTGTGCCACTGTCTCGATGTCCTGATTGCCACGCTCGAACATCGGaacgttaaaaaaatgtcaccGGCCCTGCGCACCATCTACACCGAGTTCGTTGTTGGACTGTTGAATTGTCCGAACGGCGAGGTTAACTGGCGTTTGCTCAAGTGTCTGTCGCTTTTCAGTATTATCGACAAGGAGATCGCCAAGGAGAACGCGAAGATCTTGGCAATACCG attgcGACATATCGTGCGATTCCGAATTTCAACAAGCAAGCACTGCTAGTTTCTGTGGCGGCGGTCAGCGATCTGGTTCGTATTAACGGTCTAGAACTGTACGGTGACGGTAGGGACATGACGATGGCAGAAACGACACAGGCACACAACACCACGAGACGTCGTCTCTATCGCAATGAGGACATGGACGATGTGAGCCTCATCGATCCCAATCGGATGAACGTGCACTTTCTTGTCGAGATCACGCTAGACATGTTGGACGATGag aatgacGACATTCGGAATGCAGCAATAGAAGCATTAGCCAAGCTTATGCTCGACATGTATCCAGTCAACAGCCAATTTATATCAAGAATGATCTTAAAATGGTATAATCCAGTTTCAg ataaaTGTGACGTGGTGCAGCAGAAGTTGGGTTTGGTCATCCAGACTTACGCGAAAACGATTAACGGGGCGAAGGAAGTTATTGAACAGGCGGTCATACCTATATTAACTATCATTGCCAATGCTCCTAAGACCAGTCCATTAGCGGACATCGACGTTGATAACATCCTTAAATTTCTTGCCGCGCTTACAAGCACTGCTGGAACG GGCATTGTAAATATACACACGAATATTGCTCATTCGTTGTTGAATCAAGTAGCAAGTAAACCACATGATAACTTGGTGCCATATATGACAAAGATGTTACGCTATTTGCAAATACCAATCGACAATAATACGACAATTAAAGAACTCATTCGCGAGGCCGAACTCGCATATGAAGATATTGTCGATAAAGCGCCCaaaaaacacataattaatttcatcaagAAACTGAacgatattgataaaattaaagaacaaaCAGCACTTACGGAAACATCCAACACTAACGAAATCAGTTCAAATAATGGTACAGATGCTCAGAATGTACAAGAACTTATGGAAGCATCCAACACTAACGAAATCACTTCAAATAATGGTACAGATGCTCAGAATGTACAAGAACTTATGGAAGCATCCAACACTAACGAAATCACTTCAAATAATGGTACAAATACTCAGAGTGTACAGGAACTTGGTACTACTTCTTGTCCAGATGTAAGTGAAAGCGAAAATGAATCTCAGCAGACGTCAGAAAAATTGCATTCTTCAATGCAAGTTGAATTGTCTTCCAAAGAAATCACAAATAATAACTCGGAAGAAATAACAGAAGAAAACTGTATACCTGTAAATACTccaaataaatcaaacaatGAACAGGAAACACAGGTTTCCAAACGATCAAGtgaagaaaaagaaaacagCGGTCCTAGGAAAAGAGGAAGGAAACCTAAACATTTAAAGTCATCGCTGAATGAAACCAACAGTTCAGTAAATTTAATGCAGAAAAAGTTACTTAGGTCTAGCACAAAAACCGATAAGGATTctttaagtaatataaaaaagccTCGTATAAGAAAATTCACTTCAAGTGATTTATCATCAGCTATTGAAAagtctttaaataaatcagtacCATCAAGTAATGAAAATGTCAGTTCTTCATCATGTGTGACATCGGCAGATCAAAGCATATCGGAAGGTTCAGGTTCAAGAACGTCTACTAGATCTAACACTAAATCTGTCGTGaaattgtcaaagaatacaaagaaaattaataagaaattattcacATCAGATAACtcgcataaaaataaaatttcggaAATATCGATCTCAGTATCTTCTTCAAGTAAGCCCGCAACACAAAATACTAATTCTTCAGACacatcaaacaaaaaaaattcttcatCTGAAAACTTGAATCAAAGTAAGGGAGGAAGGAAAAAACTTATCAAGAATAACCTATCAAAAAAACTGACGATGTCCTCGTcacatatttctaataaaactacAGTAGCTCAAAGTCCTCAAAGAAACAGCCTTCCAGCATCACTAAGTCAATCAAGGAAACGATTATCCCAACGGTCCCTGTCTAATTCACCACTTCATAAAAAGGCCAACAATTCACTCGAGACTGTCAGTCCGGATAGCTTATCAGACGGTACTTTTGTCGCGGACAAAGGTAGGAGAAAGACTAGATCTTCACTGAAAACAACGGATGAACGTTTGGACAAAACAACGGTATCGACATCGTTAGTATTCAGTTCTAAAACCACCAGTACGCCGAACGTTACCAAAGaacaatcaaaaaataaaatgaaagaatTAGTGGTTGATTTAGAACTGTCTAGGATTTGCGAAGAAAGTGAAAAACCAAATTCATCTATTAGAGTCGAAAAAGAAAATCTATCTTCTAAAAACAAGAATCAAGATAAATTGACAAAcaagcaaattaaattaaaggcaAATGATAAAAAGATGATGATTCCAAAACCAAAGGGTAATT tgaATCACATATCCAAagaaaaaaacgaaacaacAATCAGAAGTTCAAAG AGGATTAAAAATACATCACTCTCAAAAAATGATGGTTCCTCATCGAccaaacgaaaaaaaaatgaagaaacatCATCAGACGA ttCATCTCCACTTCGAAAATCTTTAAGGACGAGAAAACGGATGCACTGcgattaa
- the LOC109608410 gene encoding innexin inx2-like, producing the protein MIDFLQSFKTLVKVETIHIDNYVFKCHYKLTVIMLIVFSIMLTSKQYFGEPIECQSDGDMNGLNTYCWIEGIYTLKTNTTGPLRGLGNSPSVYSENRYRPDKINHYKYYQYVSFLFCMQALVFYLPRYLWKNWEQGLLKYLLTDLIGPVAKPNWTTQTKDMLVNYLLNGKYPHNKYALRYCFCEFLNLLNVIGQLLLLDWFLLGNFLPYGVEVMNGRPNSISNVFPLKAKCNFDKYGVSGTKELYDALCILPLNALNEKIFLVIWFWLFFLLIISSVALIYRIFVLAIPRVRVYLLLGRIKHFGINKATVLIRQLTFGDFFILHSIGKNINPVVYGELLNSLYDHVRNKKIFYDSTRIEEA; encoded by the exons atgataGACTTCCTTCAATCATTCAAGACTTTGGTCAAAGTAGAGACAATCCACATTGATAATTACGTATTCAAATGCCACTACAAACTCACAGTGATTATGCTAATTGTTTTTTCGATTATGCTGACCAGCAAACAATATTTCGGTGAACCGATTGAATGTCAATCGGATGGGGACATGAATGGCCTCAACACTTACTGCTGGATTGAGGGAATTTACACCTTAAAAACTAATACTACTG GGCCTCTGAGGGGTCTCGGTAACAGTCCAAGTGTATATTCAGAAAATCGGTACAGGCCagacaaaattaatcattataaatattaccagTATGTTTCATTTCTGTTCTGTATGCAAGCCCTAGTATTTTATCTGCCGAGATATTTGTGGAAAAATTGGGAGCAaggacttttaaaatatttgttgaccGATTTAA ttgGTCCTGTAGCCAAACCAAACTGGACAACCCAGACAAAAGATATGTTGGTAAATTATCTTCTCAATGGAAAATATCCACATAATAAATACGCACTGCGTTATTGTTtctgtgaatttttaaatctactaAATGTG attgggcaattattattactggATTGGTTTCTGTTAGGTAATTTCCTGCCCTATGGTGTAGAAGTAATGAACGGTCGTCCCAATTCCATCTCGAACGTGTTTCCACTGAAGGCCAAATGTAACTTTGACAAATACGGTGTGAGCGGTACCAAAGAACTCTATGACGCTCTCTGCATTCTACCACTAAACGCACTTAACGAGAAAATATTCCTCGTAATCTGGTTTTGGTTGTTTttcctattaattatttccagcGTGGCGTTAATTTATCGGATTTTTGTGCTCGCCATTCCGAGGGTgagagtttatttattattgggcCGCATCAAGCATTTTGGAATAAATAAGGCGACTGTTCTTATTCGACAGTTGACCTTCGGAGACTTCTTTATACTGCACAGTATCGGCAAGAACATTAATCCTGTCGTGTATGGGGAGCTGCTCAATAGTCTCTATGACCACGTAaggaacaaaaaaatattttatgacagTACTCGAATTGAAGAAGCCTAA